The following is a genomic window from Candidatus Polarisedimenticolaceae bacterium.
CAAAGCGTTCGTCGAGAATCTGATCGAGGAGCGCCTGGCGGACCGCGAGGAGGGGATGCGCTTCCTCGAGATCGTGCGCAAGCACGCCGACCGCATGGGAGCGCTGATCGACGATCTGACCGACCTCTCGCTCATCGAGACCGGCGCCGTGACGCTCGACCTTCAGCCGGTCGACGTCGCTCAGGTCGTGCGCGAGGTCGCCGGGCAGCTCGCTTTCCGCGCCGACGCCGCCGGCGTCGCCCTGAGGCTCGACGTTCCCGTCCCGTTTCCCATCGAAGCGGACCGCCGCAGGCTCGAGCAGGTCCTGCTCAACCTCATCGACAACGCGATCAAGTTCAACCGGCGCGGCGGTTACGTTCGGGTCACCGGAGCGGTGGCGGACGGACGTCCTCGGATCGCGATCGAGGACAGCGGCGTGGGCATCGCCGGCGACGCGCTCGAGCAGGTCTTCCATCGTTTCTTTCGCGTCGACACCGCCCGGTCGCGCGAGCTTGGCGGAACCGGGCTCGGGCTCGCGATCGTCAAGCACCTCATGCGCCTGCACGACGGGCGAGTCGCGGTCACATCGGAGCTCGGCCGCGGGTCGACCTTCATGCTGGAGTTCCCGCCGCCGTCGAACGGGCGGCCGGACGGTCAGGAGGGGTCGGTGCGCGGGATGGGAACGACCTTCTTGGGCCGGTAGACCACCGGATCGGGGATCGCCGGCGGATTCCCCCACTTCTCGATCCTCACGTGGTTGATGACGATCGGCGTGATGGGGGTCTTGTTCTCGTCGGTCTTTGCGTTGCAGATCGCCTCGACGACGTCCTTCCCCTCGACGACCTCGCCGAAACAGTTGTGGCCCGCGGTGAGGTACGGCTCGGCGACCATCGAGATGAAGAAGAGTGCGCCGCTGATCCTCTGCATGCCCGATCCGGTCATCCCGACGCGAAAGGGACGCGAGAAGTCGATCGGCCCATCTTCCTTGGGCACGTAATCGAGGGGCGCCCCGTGGCCGGTCCCGGTCGGGTCGCCGGCCTCGAAGCGCATCGCGGCCGTGACCTTGTGGATCGCGAGGCCGTCGTAATAGGGCTGCTTCTTCTTGTTCCCCGTCGCGATGTCGACCCACTCCGTCCGGCCTTGGGCGAACGATACGAAGTGAGCGACGCTCTGCGGTGACTGCTCGGGGAGGAGGCGAATGGTGATGGTACCCATCGTCGTCTCGACGATGGCGTA
Proteins encoded in this region:
- a CDS encoding peptidylprolyl isomerase, with protein sequence MTPARRALAAAVIVLASLGAGATAQRPQGWYAIVETTMGTITIRLLPEQSPQSVAHFVSFAQGRTEWVDIATGNKKKQPYYDGLAIHKVTAAMRFEAGDPTGTGHGAPLDYVPKEDGPIDFSRPFRVGMTGSGMQRISGALFFISMVAEPYLTAGHNCFGEVVEGKDVVEAICNAKTDENKTPITPIVINHVRIEKWGNPPAIPDPVVYRPKKVVPIPRTDPS